In a single window of the Gemmatimonadota bacterium genome:
- a CDS encoding efflux RND transporter periplasmic adaptor subunit: protein MRSSIACRAFPAILATLSLSCGSAERKPDPAVSDSAAAKAAAEMAAMPGMGAQDSGAATSDTVSLTAAQVAHGNVRWGQATPATIVGSVTIPGEVVPNEDRTARLGAPARGRVVTVHVTQGDRVRRGSPLVTLESAEAGAAQSDLAKAKAQLSSAQAQASYAASARARAERLLSLTAIPRQELERAVADDSLAQAMLHQAESELLRAQSAARAIGADEASPGRMVLRSPVDGVVLLRTAVPGSVVEAGAPLAAVSDLTTLWVTASAPEGLSDIRRGAAIRFSVPAIPGESFNGKIEAVGPGLDAATRTLPLRASVNNRDGRLRPEMLATITVDGTSHGEGVSLPDDAVQLLAGRTAVFVVTPDGKGGAQFAARTVVVASRSGGKAVVATGLAASDIVVLHGAFAVKAQLQKGSMPDMEM from the coding sequence ATGCGATCTTCGATTGCCTGCCGTGCATTCCCCGCGATCCTCGCGACGCTCTCGCTCTCCTGCGGCTCAGCTGAGCGCAAACCCGATCCGGCTGTTTCGGACTCGGCGGCTGCGAAGGCCGCCGCTGAAATGGCGGCGATGCCCGGGATGGGCGCACAGGACAGTGGCGCTGCGACATCGGACACCGTGAGCCTCACAGCTGCGCAGGTTGCCCACGGCAATGTGCGTTGGGGGCAGGCCACCCCTGCAACCATTGTGGGGAGCGTCACAATTCCGGGTGAGGTGGTCCCCAATGAGGATCGCACGGCGCGACTCGGCGCGCCGGCGCGTGGCCGAGTGGTCACCGTCCACGTTACCCAAGGGGATCGGGTGCGGCGTGGGTCGCCTCTCGTCACCCTTGAGAGCGCAGAGGCCGGTGCAGCACAATCCGACCTCGCGAAGGCCAAGGCACAGCTGAGTTCTGCACAGGCGCAGGCCTCGTATGCTGCCAGCGCTCGCGCGCGAGCAGAGCGACTGCTTTCGCTAACTGCCATCCCTCGACAGGAGCTGGAGCGTGCGGTGGCCGACGATTCGTTGGCCCAGGCAATGTTGCACCAGGCAGAGTCCGAACTGCTCCGCGCGCAATCGGCCGCCCGAGCCATCGGGGCAGATGAAGCGTCCCCGGGCAGGATGGTGCTCCGATCGCCAGTCGATGGCGTGGTGCTGCTGCGGACGGCGGTGCCGGGCTCCGTTGTTGAGGCGGGAGCTCCGCTTGCAGCGGTCTCCGACCTGACGACCCTTTGGGTGACGGCTTCAGCTCCTGAGGGGCTGAGCGACATCCGTCGGGGTGCTGCGATTCGCTTTTCTGTCCCGGCGATTCCAGGCGAGAGCTTCAACGGGAAGATAGAAGCAGTCGGCCCCGGGCTTGATGCTGCGACGCGAACGCTTCCCTTGCGCGCCTCCGTCAACAATCGGGATGGTCGCTTGCGACCCGAGATGCTCGCCACCATCACAGTCGACGGTACCAGCCACGGCGAAGGAGTCTCGCTCCCGGATGATGCTGTTCAACTCCTTGCCGGGCGGACGGCTGTCTTCGTCGTGACGCCCGACGGTAAGGGAGGCGCGCAGTTCGCTGCCCGAACGGTGGTGGTGGCATCACGAAGCGGCGGCAAGGCGGTGGTTGCGACTGGGCTCGCGGCGAGTGACATCGTGGTGCTGCACGGCGCGTTTGCCGTGAAGGCGCAGCTCCAGAAGGGCAGCATGCCCGACATGGAGATGTGA
- a CDS encoding TolC family protein, translating into MPKIPRFRSQRLLHGSLIVTLASLPCDALLAQSSSAPSVTLLDVVNAALSDHPTLAASQARLRAAVGARSTAGALGNPMLMVQRESGLQPSSALSGGRDGETMATATLPLDFLYQRSSRVAQANAETRSREAGVATTRNTLLLSAAGAYYRSALAEVDLTATQALGSWLDSLVGYQRSRVAEGAAAGVDLLRSELERDRVRVDIAMLSADAARARIELGNYLRDGAAAQVARVANPPEHPFDSGLLGPPTWQARPEITAARERLAAAEAGVSIQRRQVIPQVDATVGLKRIVGVNSLVSGFSLPLPLLNRNGGEIARARADRDEMAAELALAARGAEVEAASAAASARILSEQVEAFLPRPSIDSLGYLGRAEQARRIAMAAYREGGTSLVQLLDAAHAWTDARMAFYRTLYAQHLSVIALVVAQGGDLSLTIPGLIAPAGAQR; encoded by the coding sequence GTGCCCAAGATCCCGCGATTCCGATCGCAACGCCTGCTCCATGGTTCGCTGATCGTAACTCTCGCCTCGCTCCCTTGCGACGCCCTGCTGGCGCAGTCGTCGAGCGCGCCATCCGTCACCCTGCTCGATGTGGTGAACGCGGCGCTCTCGGACCACCCGACGCTCGCCGCCTCGCAGGCTCGACTGCGCGCGGCGGTGGGAGCTCGGTCAACAGCTGGGGCCCTCGGCAATCCTATGCTGATGGTTCAGCGCGAAAGCGGCCTTCAGCCGTCATCAGCCCTGAGCGGTGGGCGAGATGGAGAGACGATGGCCACGGCCACGCTGCCGCTGGATTTCCTCTATCAGCGCTCTTCACGCGTGGCGCAGGCGAACGCGGAGACTCGATCGCGCGAGGCCGGGGTCGCGACAACCCGAAACACACTACTGCTCAGCGCCGCTGGGGCCTATTACCGATCGGCGCTTGCCGAGGTCGATCTCACAGCCACACAGGCCCTCGGATCGTGGCTGGACTCCTTGGTGGGCTATCAGCGGTCGCGCGTCGCGGAGGGGGCAGCAGCAGGCGTCGACCTGCTTCGGTCCGAACTCGAGCGCGATCGCGTGCGTGTCGATATCGCGATGCTCAGCGCAGACGCAGCTCGCGCGCGTATCGAGCTGGGCAATTACCTCCGGGATGGGGCAGCTGCACAGGTAGCCCGGGTCGCCAACCCACCTGAGCATCCCTTTGACAGTGGCCTCCTTGGCCCCCCGACTTGGCAGGCACGACCGGAAATCACGGCGGCGCGTGAAAGACTCGCTGCTGCTGAAGCCGGAGTCTCGATTCAGCGGCGGCAGGTGATTCCGCAAGTCGATGCAACCGTGGGGCTCAAGCGGATTGTTGGAGTGAATTCCCTTGTCTCCGGCTTCTCGTTGCCGCTGCCACTCCTCAATCGCAACGGTGGCGAGATCGCCCGGGCACGAGCCGATCGTGATGAGATGGCCGCCGAACTTGCGTTGGCGGCTCGGGGCGCTGAAGTGGAGGCCGCTAGTGCAGCGGCATCAGCCCGCATTCTCTCCGAGCAGGTCGAGGCGTTCCTGCCACGGCCATCGATCGACTCGCTCGGCTATCTCGGGCGAGCCGAACAGGCGCGTCGGATTGCAATGGCGGCCTATCGGGAGGGTGGGACGTCCCTCGTGCAGCTTCTGGACGCCGCTCACGCCTGGACCGATGCCCGGATGGCCTTCTACCGCACGCTCTACGCTCAACACCTGAGCGTCATCGCACTGGTTGTGGCTCAGGGCGGCGACCTCTCTCTCACGATTCCCGGTCTGATTGCGCCTGCTGGCGCTCAGCGATAG
- a CDS encoding cation transporter, whose product MSDLAPDRPALVRRGLALNYLTLGYNAVEAVVAIAAGVIAGSVALVGFGIDSVIEVTASGAAQWRLRIDHDESRRAHVELRTRKIIGSSFLALALYVGYEAVAALLTREEPDRSTVGLLLLTVSVIVMPWLTGQKRAVASALSSKALQADATQTALCAYLSAIALVGVGLNALLGWWWADPVSALAMTPIMFKEGFEGLRGKDGCQDCA is encoded by the coding sequence ATGTCCGACCTCGCCCCGGATCGCCCTGCGCTCGTGCGCCGTGGTCTAGCGCTCAACTACCTGACCCTTGGCTACAACGCTGTCGAGGCGGTTGTGGCTATCGCAGCCGGAGTGATCGCCGGGAGCGTTGCGCTCGTCGGGTTCGGAATCGATAGTGTCATAGAGGTGACCGCCAGCGGCGCGGCGCAGTGGCGGCTCCGGATTGATCACGACGAGTCTCGCCGTGCGCACGTCGAGCTTCGTACCCGAAAGATTATCGGGAGCAGTTTCCTCGCCCTGGCCCTCTACGTGGGATACGAGGCTGTCGCGGCCTTGCTCACACGCGAGGAACCGGACCGGAGCACAGTAGGGCTCCTGCTCTTGACTGTTTCTGTGATCGTGATGCCTTGGCTCACCGGGCAGAAGCGCGCCGTAGCGAGCGCCTTGTCCAGCAAAGCCTTGCAGGCCGACGCAACTCAGACCGCGCTTTGCGCCTACCTGTCAGCAATCGCCCTGGTCGGCGTCGGGCTGAACGCACTCCTGGGGTGGTGGTGGGCCGATCCAGTATCTGCGCTTGCAATGACACCGATCATGTTCAAGGAAGGTTTCGAGGGCTTGCGTGGCAAGGACGGGTGCCAAGACTGCGCCTGA